A stretch of the Salvelinus sp. IW2-2015 unplaced genomic scaffold, ASM291031v2 Un_scaffold1463, whole genome shotgun sequence genome encodes the following:
- the LOC112070935 gene encoding LOW QUALITY PROTEIN: myocardin-like (The sequence of the model RefSeq protein was modified relative to this genomic sequence to represent the inferred CDS: inserted 2 bases in 2 codons), protein MPQPVHQGVKTRLAGQASVAEDASASSSGFHALASSSGFHALASSSGFHALASSSGFQDSVGSTDSHATAGSPGSGASGCLSGSCASTEVTGPLLIPGNVSLVGVLRLEPRVGEGVLFRLLLLRWSRSPGSRAPAGSTGSRASAEMAGPLLIHGIVPVVSVPAARQGGAGGLVCVRGDSSSDSLSPEQPHSDSLSPEQPHSDSLSPEQPHSDSLSPEQPHSDESQGXACPSSEAMGXTPSSSPALTRPRQGCQNRDPSDQSQEDGLSAANDRQSTAPPAVVNSKTPDKNRHKKPKDVKPKVKKLKYHQYIPPDQKAEKSPPPMDSAYTRLLQQQQLFLQLQILSQQKHAHTHSHTHSQYTHSQHAQHTHQHSFNYQPLHQPALAQKQSSQQLMVCSSSFPTNTVNSSSLSSVKTTYSGQTNVSPXKPAPLPPNLDDLKVSELRQQLRIRGMPVSGTKMALIERLCPFKDHTSSPSHSGSNDISTATFPVTPTGSLSSYQSPSSSSTLSQGGYYPYPSTSSTPPISPASSDLSLSGSLPDSFSGMPMSSSPLFCIQPSPGHLSAEEGQGGGGLSGVGLQGGEVGGTEREKEKILVEKQKVIEELTWKLHQEQRQVEELKMQLHKRKRCHGATQEGLLAPSQLHHLPLQQSPSLMGQHFFGVTVKQEPMSLSSSCPFSSPKHLKSPPGSCMEGMGHCGASLPSMGDPGGPRCLDQTPSSGSPSGMCAFLSPQCSPEDSPITKTSNSPQPSSPNNPYLLSLPLGRDGCSHPLNQATTRPCNMQIPQKNEGQAVNGSYPSDQRGLQSALPNSADNSLNHRVNXKSKNPNMQQKIPILPCPQHVGQKCPVSSPAFCSSDAAASDSRQPPCYEDAVKQQLTRSQQMDELLDVLIESGEIPANAREERERSSVTKVVPHITVSPGTTDLAEPKFHRRHYEHLSPSQLNYDHTVNHIADSHLETLLGSPLGRGGEVALLKMAAEESGQGEEGDIGLEGYPGPNHHHQDKLLSNRGLMETPTPPSPIHSKVTSVAEVQGLVGMTFSESPWETMEWLDLTPPSLATGFSSVPPTGSSIFNTEFLDVTDINLNTAMDLHLEHW, encoded by the exons ATGCCTCAGCCGGTACATCAGGGTGTCAAGACTCGGTTGGCGGGTCAAGCGTCTGTTGCCGAGGATGCCTCGGctagctcgtcaggcttccatgccttagctagctcgtcaggcttccatgccttagctagctcgtcaggcttccatgccttagCTAGCTCGTCAGGTTTTCAAGACTCGGTAGGCTCGACAGACTCCCATGCCACAGCTGGCTCACCAGGCTCCGGCGCATCTGGCTGCTTGTCAGGTTCCTGTGCTTCTAcggaggtgaccggtccgctcctgatccccgggaacGTCTCTCTGGTCGGCGTCTtgcggctggagccgcgcgtcggagagggggtgctgtttcgcctGCTCCTTCTTCGGTGGTCTAGGTCGCCAGGCTCCCGTGCCCCAGCCGGCTCAACAGGTTCCCGTGCTTCGGCAGAGATGGCCGGTCCACTCCTGATCCACGGGATCGTCCCTGTTGTCAGCGTCCCAGCCGCGcgtcagggagggg CAGGAGGACTCGTATGCGTTCGAGGAGACAGCAGCAGTGACAGTCTGTCTCCAGAGCAACCCCACAGTGACAGTCTGTCTCCAGAGCAACCCCACAGTGACAGTCTGTCTCCAGAGCAACCCCACAGTGACAGTCTGTCTCCAGAGCAACCCCACAGTGACGAGTCCCAGG TCGCATGCCCCTCTTCTGAAGCCATGG AGACCCCCTCATCATCACCAGCCCTCACTAGACCTAGACAG GGGTGTCAGAACAGAGACCCGTCTGATCAGAGCCAGGAAGATGGCTTGTCTGCAGCTAACGATAGGCAGTCTACAGCCCCACCGGCCGTAGTCAAC TCAAAGACGCCAGACAAGAACCGCCACAAAAAGCCCAAAGACGTGAAGCCTAAGGTGAAGAAGCTGAAGTACCACCAGTACATCCCTCCGGACCAGAAGGCCGAGAAGTCCCCGCCTCCCATGGACTCGGCCTATACCAGGCTCCTGCAGCAGCAACAGCTCTTCCTACAGCTGCAGATCCTCAGCCAAcagaaacatgcacacacacattcgcacacacactcacagtacacacactcccaacatgcccaacacacacaccagcatagCTTCAACTACCAGCCTCTGCACCAGCCGGCCCTAGCCCAGAA ACAATCCAGTCAGCAGCTGATGGTGTGTAGCTCCAGTTTTCCTACTAACACAGTCAACAGTAGCTCCTTGTCTTCAGTGAAGACCACATACTCYGGTCAAACCAACGTCTCACCAGYCAAACCTGCTCCTCTCCCACCTAACCTGGATGACCTGAAG GTGTCGGAGCTCAGACAGCAGCTGCGTATCCGGGGCATGCCAGTCTCAGGAACCAAGATGGCCCTCATCGAGAGACTCTGTCCCTTTAAGGACCACACCTCAAGCCCCTCCCATTCAGGCTCCAATGACATTAGCACGGCCACCTTCCCTGTCACCCCCACGGGRTCCCTGTCCTCCTACcagtccccctcctcctccagcacCCTCTCCCAGGGCGGGTATTACCCCTACCCCAGCACTTCCTCCACTCCACCCATATCCCCCGCTTCCTCAGACCTCTCCCTCAGCGGCTCACTCCCAGACAGCTTCAGCGGCATGCCCATGTCCTCCTCTCCACTGTTTTGCATCCAGCCGTCCCCAGGCCACCTCAGCGCTGAGGAAGGTCAGGGGGGAGGGGGTTTGAGCGGGGTAGGACTGCAGGGAGGGGAGGTTGGAGGAACggagcgggagaaggagaagatttTGGTGGAAAAACAGAAAGTGATTGAGGAGCTGACGTGGAAGTTGCACCAGGAACAGAGACAG GTGGAGGAGCTCAAGATGCAGCTGCACAAGAGGAAGCGTTGCCATGGCGCCACACAGGAGGGTTTACTGGCTCCATCCCAGCTCCACCACCTTCCCCTCCAGCAATCCCCGTCCCTGATGGGGCAACACTTCTTTGGGGTGACAGTCAAGCAGGAGCCCATgtccctctcctccagctgtcccttctcctcccccaagCACCTAAAGAGTCCTCCAGGAAGCTGCATGGAGGGGATGGGCCATTGCGGTGCCTCCCTGCCCAGTATGGGGGACCCTGGTGGGCCACGATGCCTGGATCAGACCCCCTCCTCTGGAAGTCCCTCAGGCATGTGTGCCTTCCTGAGCCCCCAGTGCTCTCCTGAAGACTCGCCCATCACCAAGACGTCCAACAGCCCCCAGCCTTCCTCCCCCAACAACCCCTAYCTGCTGTCACTGCCGCTGGGCAGAGACGGGTGCAGCCATCCCCTCAACCAGGCCACCACCAGGCCCTGCAACATGCAG ATTCCCCAGAAGAATGAAGGCCAGGCTGTAAACGGCTCCTATCCCTCTGACCAGAGAGGCCTTCAGTCAGCRCTCCCCAACTCAGCCGACAACAGCCTGAACCACAGGGTCAACCAMAAGTCCAAGAACCCAAATATGCAGCAGAAG ATACCTATATTGCCCTGTCCCCAGCACGTTGGCCAAAAGTGCCCGGTCTCGTCCCCCGCCTTCTGTAGCTCAGATGCAGCTGCATCCGACTCTAGACAGCCCCCTTGCTATGAGGATGCAGTCAAGCAG cAACTGACCAGAAGTCAGCAGATGGATGAGCTTCTGGATGTGCTCATAGAGAGTGGAG AGATACCAGCTAAcgccagagaagagagggagaggtcctCTGTAACCAAAGTTGTGCCTCACATTACAGTGTCCCCTGGAACCACCGACCTTGCCGAACCAAAGTTCCACCGAAGACACTACGAACACCTGTCCCCCTCCCAGCTCAATTATGACCACACAGTCAATCACATTGCAGACAGCCACCTGGAGACCCTGCTGGGAAGCCCCCTAGGCCGAGGGGGTGAGGTCGCCCTTCTCAAGATGGCCGCAGAGGAATCagggcagggagaggagggggatattGGACTAGAGGGCTACCCCGGTCCGAACCACCACCACCAGGACAAACTGCTCTCCAACAGGGGCCTGATGGAAACCCCAACACCTCCATCTCCCATCCACTCCAAAGTGACGTCCGTGGCCGAGGTGCAGGGGTTGGTCGGCATGACGTTTAGCGAGTCGCCGTGGGAGACGATGGAATGGCTGGACCTGACGCCCCCGAGCTTGGCTACGGGATTCAGCTCTGTCCCTCCCACCGGGTCAAGCATCTTCAACACAGAGTTCCTTGATGTTACAGACATCAACCTGAATACAGCCATGGACCTTCATCTAGAGCACTGGTGA